Proteins encoded by one window of Desulfonatronum thiodismutans:
- a CDS encoding type II toxin-antitoxin system PemK/MazF family toxin has protein sequence MERGDIYLVSLDPTSGHEQRGKRPVMIVSPLAFNQLTKTPVVLPVTTGGDFARTAGFAVSLSGTGTKTTGVIRCDQPRAIDLASRQARKLESVPKEIVDEVLAKIATILT, from the coding sequence ATGGAAAGAGGAGATATCTATCTGGTGTCGCTGGATCCAACATCCGGCCATGAACAGCGAGGAAAACGACCCGTAATGATCGTGTCGCCTTTGGCGTTTAATCAACTGACGAAAACTCCGGTTGTCCTCCCTGTTACCACAGGCGGAGATTTCGCGCGTACCGCCGGATTCGCCGTATCCCTGAGCGGCACGGGAACAAAGACTACCGGGGTCATCAGATGCGACCAGCCCAGGGCCATTGACCTAGCCTCGCGTCAAGCCCGAAAACTGGAGAGTGTCCCAAAAGAAATCGTGGACGAAGTCCTGGCCAAAATCGCCACAATCCTGACCTGA
- a CDS encoding AbrB/MazE/SpoVT family DNA-binding domain-containing protein, which yields MLTTNLRKVGGSVMLAVPPVILDLLKLNVGSKVGLSVDSGSLLVKPSPSPQYTLDELLVQCDPSREKSADDQAWLESKPTGSELL from the coding sequence ATGCTCACGACAAACCTTCGCAAAGTCGGCGGCTCGGTAATGTTGGCCGTCCCCCCCGTGATCCTTGACTTGCTAAAATTGAACGTTGGCTCAAAAGTCGGCCTTTCCGTCGACAGCGGCTCTTTGCTGGTCAAACCGTCGCCAAGCCCACAATACACTCTGGACGAACTTCTCGTCCAATGTGATCCCTCGCGGGAAAAAAGCGCCGATGACCAGGCTTGGCTGGAGAGCAAGCCGACTGGCAGCGAGTTGTTGTGA